A stretch of Methanobrevibacter sp. YE315 DNA encodes these proteins:
- a CDS encoding zinc ribbon domain-containing protein: MGFCNSCGRPIVKEDYGTNKDGSLNPEFCRDCYQDGEYTEPDITLEEMIVRKTKEMMEKNPRLPETQATGITVMFIPGLKRWNPEFQDDYKTL, from the coding sequence ATGGGATTTTGCAATTCATGTGGTAGGCCAATTGTAAAAGAGGATTATGGTACTAACAAAGACGGCAGCCTAAATCCTGAATTTTGCCGTGACTGTTATCAGGATGGCGAATATACAGAACCTGATATCACTTTAGAAGAAATGATTGTGAGAAAAACAAAAGAAATGATGGAAAAAAATCCAAGATTGCCCGAAACACAGGCTACTGGTATTACAGTGATGTTTATTCCGGGACTTAAAAGATGGAATCCAGAGTTTCAAGATGATTATAAAACTCTTTAA